A stretch of DNA from Dokdonia sp. PRO95:
ATTTTAAGGATGCGTGGTCCTGTATATGCAATGTGCATCCATACAGATGCAGATCCTGGACCACCGTTAAAAGAAATAACTAAAGGTCTAGTCTCATCATTTTTAATGTCAGAACGTTTGTAGTAGGTGTATAATAAACTCGCAACAGGCATTCCTTTATCATCCCAGACTGGTTGAAAACCAGCTGTAGCTGTATAAGGAATCGATTTTCCCTTAATAGTGATAGAGTGATTTGTTACGATGGTCGTGTCTATTGGTACAGAGACTTTTTGAGAATACGCTTTCGCGAAAGCGGAAACAACAATTATACCCGTCAGAATGTGTTTGAAATACATGGATTGTAAATTTTGGTTGTACTTATAAAAATAGTGTGTAGTAGTTAAACATAAGGGAATAAAGACCTTTTTAACGAATATGCTATGGCGCGATAAAGAGTGTGTATAATAATGCACAACCTATGGCAATGGCAAAACTCAGCATGGTGCCTATGAGTACATACTCCGTTTTAAGATAGTCTCCATCTTTGAATCTCAAAATGGATTTTGCAGTAATCAAAAACCCTACTGCGCTGAACTGCCCCACGATGATAAGCACGAGTACCAGCCACCTCTCTGTAATACCTATGAGTCTGCCAGCATTAGGTAAGTCTTGTGATTTTTCTGTAAATGAAACAGAGAATAGGTTGAAAATTTCTTTAATAATAATATTTGCTGGCTTTGTACAAAGTAAAAACATAGCAATAAGGCATATTAGAGGAAAGTAGGAGGCATCTAGTACAAGTGGTTGCCACCCCAAGATATTTACATAAAGAATACTTGCTACCACATAAGTGATGATGTGAAGTAATTGGTCAATAAAGAATGCACCTTTATGTAGCCATTTGTTGTTAAGTAATTGAGGTTTTAAGCCGTCAATAATCCAGTGTATGCCTGCGATTACTATTACCCAAGGAAGAAACCTATAATCTAGAGATGTGATAAAAGAAGCAATAAACACGGTGAGGATATGCCACTTGAGATGCTTGCTTTTGAAGCCTTTTTTTGCCTTTGACTTTGCAGTTTTCTTAGATTGAAAAGTGTAATCTGCAAGCAGATGACCTATGGTTTGTAGGGCGATAAGAGTTGCTATGTCCATTATGAAATCTTGCTTAAGGTGTGATTAAAATACTTGATGGCTTTGTCCATTCCATTCCATCCAGAGGCTGTGGAGTGCTGATTAATAGAAGACTGACTTACGCCTAGTTTTTTTGCAATAACCTTCTCGCTATTACCCATAATTTTTAAAAACAAGACCTCACTCTGTCTGCTAGTTGCTCGTGCTAGTAAGTGATCTAGTAATGAGATAATAGCATCTATGTTGAGGTTTAGCTCTTCGTTTATTGAGCTAAAGAATAGCGTGTTTTTTATAACCATACGCTCCTTGTTGTGGGTGCTCTCACTACTTATGGCGCGACCACTTCTATAAATGGCGTCCCCATCTATAATATTTTCTTCTCTATTGAATCTATCTAGCCTACCTAAACCCATGGCAAGGCGTATGCTATAAGTTTGAAAAACTCTTGTTCTATTATTCTCTACCTTTTCCTCAATTTCTAAGGACTTTATGAATGTTTTGATAGCTAGCGCCACAGCAAGCCCATTTTCAGGATCAGGAACCACACACTCAAGATAATCTCCTTTGATGAGCCTAGAGAACGTATTATATTTAGCCTCTAGTTGTTTAAATAACTGCAATAGTTGTACTTCGAGCGTTTTCTTTTCGTCCGTGCTTAAACTTGTGTAGGCAATAAAATCGCCAGAAATTACTATATGATTGGTATAATCCACTTTTTGAATACTTTGAAAATCAAATATAAGCAAATATGCTTATAGAATACATTTATAAGTAAATAAGCTTATAGAGTATATTTATAAGTATATATGCTTATAAAGTGTATTTATAAGTGAATAAGCTTATAAATCTATTTTTCAGTATGTACGATAGTACCATCCTTAATTACCGTGTTTATATCTTGCGTAGCGCTTATGTCTAGTAGCGGATTACTATTAAGAAGTACTAAGTCTGCTTTGTTACCTACGGCTAGATGGTAGCCTTTCTTATGTAAAAAATTTGCGCCTTGATACATTGTTGCAATTGCATTTGCTGGAGTAATCCCAGCTTTTACCATTTCTTCTAACTCTCCATGTAACGATGGTCCTGGGTAAGTATATGAATTGTAAGCGCCACTATCTGATCCCGAAAGGAGATTAACCCCAGCTTTATTTAATGAAATTACCAGCTTTAGAAAAAATTGCTGTAGCTCTTTTCTATCTTGCTTAGCTTTTGGACTTGCATTCAGAGCGCCTTTATTCCTTCCTTCATAAGTGGCTATAAAATCTGCATCTAGCGTTTTTAAATAGGCATCATCACTATGATTTACTTCGTCCATATAGCTCAGCACATCGCCTATGTATAAAGTAGGAGTGACGTACACATTGTTACTTTTTAATTTTTTAAAAGTTTGTTGTGCTGTTTGCTCATCATAACTTGCTATAAGCTGTTCCATACTTCCCCAGAACCCTAGCTTTCCATCTCTTATGTTTTGAGTAATCTCTTTTTCACGAGAAGAGCATCCTTTTAAAATGTAATAAAGGTGTTCAATATTATCAATTCCAGCAGCGATGGTTTCATCTAGTGTCACGGTAAAAGGCATGTGCCCGGAGGTAATCATTCCGCGCTCTTCGGCTTGTGTTATTATGGATAGGTAAGTCTCTCTAGCGATTGTACTATCATAAAGTTTTACATAATCGACGCCTAGTTGCTGCAAAGAATCTAGGGCTTTACTTATCTCATCGTCTGTAGTAACACCTATAGAGCCTGCCCATCGAGCGTTCTTTCCATCTAGTTTAGGTCCAGATGTATAAATAGTAGGACCTGTGCGCTTTTTATTTTTTATTTCTTCATTCCATTGCTGTACTTGGGTAGTGAGATCGCCTCCAGCATCGCGTACCGTTGTAATTCCATATTTTATAAATTGTTCAAGAAATTTTTCATTCTGCGGAATAAGAGCTTCGCCTCCGCGAAAATGAGTATGATTATCCCAAAACCCAAGAAGTAAAAACTTACCAGTGCCGTCTATTTCATGACCCTCCTTAGTGTCTGAAGGTGTTCTGACTTCTTCAATTTTGTAAATCGAATCATTGCTTAGGTACACGTTTTTATTAGTGCTTAGTACTCCATTTTCGTCTATAATGGAGACATTGCTTATCTTGAGATCATATGCTGGCTTTGTGTCCTTAGGCTTACAGCCTACAAGTAGTAAAAGTATCGCTATGATTGAGTATGTGTGCTTCATATAATTGATATTGTCTGTTTGTGGGAGTTTTACTGTTACACTTTCGCGAAAGCGTAGTTCCTCAAAGCTAAGTCTTAAAATTACAAAATAGCCAACTATTTATAGGAGGGATGTCGCTCGCTCTAAATTATCAATTACATTGCGCTTTAAAGAAATACTATGAACACTGAAAATCTCCAAATTATATCTGATATGTTACTCATGGCAAAAGCAGATAATAAATTACATGAACGTGAGTATAATTTCATACTTCAGGTGGCAAAGCGTATGAATGTCTCAAAAAAAGAGGTTGATGCGCTTGTAGAAAACCCTCAGAGTAAGATGGTTTTTAAAACAGAAATGCAGCGTCTCACACAGTTTCATAGGCTACTCTTAGTAATGAATGTAGATGAAGAAACTCAATTTGTAGAAATTGACACCTTACGCAATTATGGTTTAAAGCTAGGAATACTTGCAGAGGCCGTGCAGCAAATACTAAGCGAAATGGCAGATTATGAGCACAAAATGATACCTTCAGAACGTCTTGTAGAGATTTTCAAACGCTTCTATAATTAATGCAAAGCGTCAAAATGACAGTGTAAACTATATTAAAACTGTCAAAAAGTCATAAAATTTATATTGGAACTGAATTTGCCTAATCCATAACAGAATCAGTTAAACTTTAAATTTATAATTATGACTTTAGTTAGAAAAAATACAGCTCCATATTTACCATCAGTTTTTGAAGAATTATTAAATACTGACTGGCTAGGAGGAAGAACAAACACATTTGCCACAGCAACCCCTTCTGTAAATATTATAGAGGCAGATGATTCATTTGCTTTACAAGTAGCTGCCCCAGGACTTAAGAAAGAGAATTTCAATATCCAATTAGATAATGATTTACTCACAATCTCTTCTGAGATTAAGAAAGAAGCAGAGAGTCAGGATGCTCAAGCAGCAGAAAATCAGAAATTTACGAGAAGAGAATTTAATTACACTTCATTTAAACGCTCGTTTAATTTACCTGAATCTGTAAATACAGCAAAAATCACTGCCGAATATGTAGATGGTATTCTCACAATAGGATTGCCTAAACGTGAGGAAGCACGTGTGCAGCCATCTCGATTAATCGAGATAGCATAACAATTTAAGTTGGTTAGTTTGAGATTGGGTTTCCGTAAGGAGACCCTTTCTTGTTTATGCGAGTTCCTTAAGCTTTTCTTGATAGACCTTAATTTGATCTCTCAGTTTTGCGGCCTGCATGAAGTCTAGTTCCTTTGCTGCGGCTTCCATGGCTTTACGAGTGCTTCTTATTTTCTTTTCAAGCTGAGGTTTTGTCTCATACTCTTGAGCATCTTCGGCCGCTAGGTTTACGAGTTCTTCAGCTTCTATTTTGTAAGCTTCTTTCTGTGTGATTGCATTATCAAGTGATTTTTTTATTGCCATAGGGCTCAAGCCGTGCTTGGTATTGTAATCTATTTGCTTTTGCCTGCGGTAATTACTGTCGTCTATGGTTTCTTGCATAGAGCGAGTAATTTTATCTGCATACATAATCGCCTTACCGTTTATATTACGGGCAGCACGACCTATCGTTTGTGTGAGTGATCTGTTACTACGTAAAAAACCTTC
This window harbors:
- a CDS encoding DUF3307 domain-containing protein, producing MDIATLIALQTIGHLLADYTFQSKKTAKSKAKKGFKSKHLKWHILTVFIASFITSLDYRFLPWVIVIAGIHWIIDGLKPQLLNNKWLHKGAFFIDQLLHIITYVVASILYVNILGWQPLVLDASYFPLICLIAMFLLCTKPANIIIKEIFNLFSVSFTEKSQDLPNAGRLIGITERWLVLVLIIVGQFSAVGFLITAKSILRFKDGDYLKTEYVLIGTMLSFAIAIGCALLYTLFIAP
- a CDS encoding fumarate hydratase produces the protein MDYTNHIVISGDFIAYTSLSTDEKKTLEVQLLQLFKQLEAKYNTFSRLIKGDYLECVVPDPENGLAVALAIKTFIKSLEIEEKVENNRTRVFQTYSIRLAMGLGRLDRFNREENIIDGDAIYRSGRAISSESTHNKERMVIKNTLFFSSINEELNLNIDAIISLLDHLLARATSRQSEVLFLKIMGNSEKVIAKKLGVSQSSINQHSTASGWNGMDKAIKYFNHTLSKIS
- a CDS encoding amidohydrolase family protein, coding for MKHTYSIIAILLLLVGCKPKDTKPAYDLKISNVSIIDENGVLSTNKNVYLSNDSIYKIEEVRTPSDTKEGHEIDGTGKFLLLGFWDNHTHFRGGEALIPQNEKFLEQFIKYGITTVRDAGGDLTTQVQQWNEEIKNKKRTGPTIYTSGPKLDGKNARWAGSIGVTTDDEISKALDSLQQLGVDYVKLYDSTIARETYLSIITQAEERGMITSGHMPFTVTLDETIAAGIDNIEHLYYILKGCSSREKEITQNIRDGKLGFWGSMEQLIASYDEQTAQQTFKKLKSNNVYVTPTLYIGDVLSYMDEVNHSDDAYLKTLDADFIATYEGRNKGALNASPKAKQDRKELQQFFLKLVISLNKAGVNLLSGSDSGAYNSYTYPGPSLHGELEEMVKAGITPANAIATMYQGANFLHKKGYHLAVGNKADLVLLNSNPLLDISATQDINTVIKDGTIVHTEK
- a CDS encoding Hsp20/alpha crystallin family protein codes for the protein MTLVRKNTAPYLPSVFEELLNTDWLGGRTNTFATATPSVNIIEADDSFALQVAAPGLKKENFNIQLDNDLLTISSEIKKEAESQDAQAAENQKFTRREFNYTSFKRSFNLPESVNTAKITAEYVDGILTIGLPKREEARVQPSRLIEIA